The following coding sequences lie in one Xyrauchen texanus isolate HMW12.3.18 chromosome 25, RBS_HiC_50CHRs, whole genome shotgun sequence genomic window:
- the LOC127618974 gene encoding syntaphilin-like isoform X1, with the protein MSSPANKRSGSGTHNFDYCRFIELDYTPMESGIMVSMRQSRGFLTPKSPEHHCRRSPAPVSNRDPYGNASLSSSSNSGSCRGSDGSPTHRRNLKHTSCNDNHGIRPPPPEQYLTPLQQKEVCIRHLRARLKETIDRLQDRDTEIDELRIQLSRMQEDWIEEECHRVEAQLALKEARREIQQLKQVVDVVRSSLGDNDTGVQKCFQDINLQNHKLETLLQNMELAQTGAVKAVEPPGGGGLVGAGLEVSEGLAESSDGSPARSLTRSSTYTKLSDQGGPECSGNENGCDVPCLSGEGTQDSGFVCCGESVRGASKADLLQEAAFLSQETALLLNAYSRLPHSSTYKGLCNSEPRVVPLCCSGYGTGTNVSLSNPCLSHHHLYLHHLREQAIQTDYDHAPASSPAHGPSTSFNSDLDTIAERTFRSQACSPTSTWMSDEGGDLESVAMESAVTATFATTASIVMDSISTKSAPVVAVQSWGPSASTAKGSVSLALNTTETSVMESTVSEFSPVLPFVTTALTTETTESPVTNLVSPQPSRDPLPSPGNSPCSAQSSVGKEEEPLPQTTQPSSALSEAGAMGDHVIGADADDEIDEIATDNESKSTECGLPAKNYWSRHFLVDLLAVVVPVVPTVAWLCRGTHRDSQPMYHIGSLMRGCCTVALHSLRRGGGLRHYPAGGGGPGGMNI; encoded by the exons ATGTCTTCGCCTGCAAATAAAAGATCTGGTTCTGGAACACACAA TTTTGACTATTGCAGGTTTATAGAGCTAGACTACACACCCATGGAGTCAGGCATTATGGTCTCTATGAGACAGAGCAGAGGATTTCTGACACCAAAGTCCCCGGAACACCACTGTCG ACGGAGTCCAGCACCTGTTAGTAACCGTGATCCGTATGGAAATGCCTCTCTCAGTAGCAGTAGCAATTCAGGATCATGCAGGGGCAGTGATGGAAGCCCAACCCATAG GCGTAACTTAAAACACACCTCCTGCAATGATAACCATGGTATCCGGCCTCCTCCACCCGAGCAATACCTTACACCTCTGCAACAGAAAGAAGTGTGTATAAGACACCTGAGAGCACGGCTTAAAGAGACCATTGACAGACTGCAGGATAG AGACACTGAGATCGATGAGTTGCGTATTCAGTTGTCTCGTATGCAAGAAGACTGGATTGAGGAGGAGTGCCACCGTGTGGAGGCCCAGTTAGCTTTGAAAGAAGCTCGCAGGGAGATCCAGCAGCTTAAACAGGTTGTCGATGTTGTCCGTTCTAGTCTGGGAGACAATGACACAGGGGTGCAAAAGTGCTTCCAAGACATCAACCTCCAGAACCACAAGCTGGAGACTTTATTGCAGAACATGGAGCTGGCTCAAACCGGTGCTGTCAAAGCAGTGGAACCCCCAGGAGGTGGAGGGTTGGTGGGGGCAGGGCTGGAGGTCAGCGAGGGTCTGGCGGAGTCATCTGATGGCTCCCCAGCTCGCTCGCTAACTCGCAGCTCTACCTACACCAAGCTCAGCGACCAGGGCGGTCCGGAATGCAGCGGTAACGAAAATGGTTGTGACGTTCCATGTTTGTCAGGCGAGGGCACGCAAGACAGCGGGTTTGTTTGCTGCGGAGAAAGCGTAAGAGGAGCCAGCAAGGCAGACCTTCTTCAGGAAGCTGCTTTTCTGTCTCAAGAGACAGCCTTGCTGCTCAATGCGTACTCCCGCCTGCCACACTCCTCCACCTATAAGGGGCTCTGCAACAGCGAGCCCAGAGTAGTGCCACTCTGCTGTAGCGGGTACGGTACAGGGACCAATGTGAGTCTTAGTAATCCCTGTCTATCGCACCATCATCTATACCTGCACCACCTTCGGGAGCAAGCAATTCAAACCGACTATGACCATGCCCCAGCCTCATCCCCTGCTCATGGACCCAGTACATCCTTTAACTCTGATCTGGACACTATTGCTGAGCGCACCTTCCGCTCTCAGGCCTGCAGCCCAACCTCTACCTGGATGTCTGATGAAGGAGGTGACCTGGAATCAGTTGCAATGGAATCAGCTGTTACAGCAACATTTGCCACCACAGCATCAATCGTCATGGACTCTATTTCCACTAAGTCTGCTCCGGTTGTTGCAGTGCAGTCTTGGGGACCATCTGCATCTACTGCAAAAGGATCTGTGTCTCTAGCACTGAACACCACTGAGACCTCTGTCATGGAGTCTACTGTTTCAGAGTTCTCTCCAGTTTTACCATTCGTCACAACAGCTCTGACCACAGAGACCACCGAATCCCCAGTTACCAACTTGGTTTCACCTCAGCCTAGCAGAGACCCTTTGCCAAGTCCTGGCAACTCCCCCTGCTCGGCACAGTCATCAGTTGGGAAAGAAGAAGAGCCCCTCCCACAAACAACTCAGCCTTCTAGTGCACTGTCAGAGGCTGGGGCTATGGGGGATCATGTTATAGGTGCAGATGCTGATGATGAAATCGATGAGATTGCTACAGATAATGAGTCAAAGTCAACTGAGTGTGGTTTACCAGCAAAGAACTACTGGAGCCGCCACTTCCTTGTAGATTTGCTTGCAGTGGTTGTGCCAGTGGTCCCCACAGTTGCATGGTTGTGTCGGGGCACACACCGTGACAGTCAGCCAATGTACCATATTGGTTCTCTTATGCGGGGTTGTTGCACTGTGGCCCTCCATTCTCTACGTCGAGGAGGAGGTCTTCGGCACTACCCCGCAGGAGGAGGGGGTCCAGGGGGAATGAACATATGA
- the LOC127618974 gene encoding syntaphilin-like isoform X2, with protein MESGIMVSMRQSRGFLTPKSPEHHCRRSPAPVSNRDPYGNASLSSSSNSGSCRGSDGSPTHRRNLKHTSCNDNHGIRPPPPEQYLTPLQQKEVCIRHLRARLKETIDRLQDRDTEIDELRIQLSRMQEDWIEEECHRVEAQLALKEARREIQQLKQVVDVVRSSLGDNDTGVQKCFQDINLQNHKLETLLQNMELAQTGAVKAVEPPGGGGLVGAGLEVSEGLAESSDGSPARSLTRSSTYTKLSDQGGPECSGNENGCDVPCLSGEGTQDSGFVCCGESVRGASKADLLQEAAFLSQETALLLNAYSRLPHSSTYKGLCNSEPRVVPLCCSGYGTGTNVSLSNPCLSHHHLYLHHLREQAIQTDYDHAPASSPAHGPSTSFNSDLDTIAERTFRSQACSPTSTWMSDEGGDLESVAMESAVTATFATTASIVMDSISTKSAPVVAVQSWGPSASTAKGSVSLALNTTETSVMESTVSEFSPVLPFVTTALTTETTESPVTNLVSPQPSRDPLPSPGNSPCSAQSSVGKEEEPLPQTTQPSSALSEAGAMGDHVIGADADDEIDEIATDNESKSTECGLPAKNYWSRHFLVDLLAVVVPVVPTVAWLCRGTHRDSQPMYHIGSLMRGCCTVALHSLRRGGGLRHYPAGGGGPGGMNI; from the exons ATGGAGTCAGGCATTATGGTCTCTATGAGACAGAGCAGAGGATTTCTGACACCAAAGTCCCCGGAACACCACTGTCG ACGGAGTCCAGCACCTGTTAGTAACCGTGATCCGTATGGAAATGCCTCTCTCAGTAGCAGTAGCAATTCAGGATCATGCAGGGGCAGTGATGGAAGCCCAACCCATAG GCGTAACTTAAAACACACCTCCTGCAATGATAACCATGGTATCCGGCCTCCTCCACCCGAGCAATACCTTACACCTCTGCAACAGAAAGAAGTGTGTATAAGACACCTGAGAGCACGGCTTAAAGAGACCATTGACAGACTGCAGGATAG AGACACTGAGATCGATGAGTTGCGTATTCAGTTGTCTCGTATGCAAGAAGACTGGATTGAGGAGGAGTGCCACCGTGTGGAGGCCCAGTTAGCTTTGAAAGAAGCTCGCAGGGAGATCCAGCAGCTTAAACAGGTTGTCGATGTTGTCCGTTCTAGTCTGGGAGACAATGACACAGGGGTGCAAAAGTGCTTCCAAGACATCAACCTCCAGAACCACAAGCTGGAGACTTTATTGCAGAACATGGAGCTGGCTCAAACCGGTGCTGTCAAAGCAGTGGAACCCCCAGGAGGTGGAGGGTTGGTGGGGGCAGGGCTGGAGGTCAGCGAGGGTCTGGCGGAGTCATCTGATGGCTCCCCAGCTCGCTCGCTAACTCGCAGCTCTACCTACACCAAGCTCAGCGACCAGGGCGGTCCGGAATGCAGCGGTAACGAAAATGGTTGTGACGTTCCATGTTTGTCAGGCGAGGGCACGCAAGACAGCGGGTTTGTTTGCTGCGGAGAAAGCGTAAGAGGAGCCAGCAAGGCAGACCTTCTTCAGGAAGCTGCTTTTCTGTCTCAAGAGACAGCCTTGCTGCTCAATGCGTACTCCCGCCTGCCACACTCCTCCACCTATAAGGGGCTCTGCAACAGCGAGCCCAGAGTAGTGCCACTCTGCTGTAGCGGGTACGGTACAGGGACCAATGTGAGTCTTAGTAATCCCTGTCTATCGCACCATCATCTATACCTGCACCACCTTCGGGAGCAAGCAATTCAAACCGACTATGACCATGCCCCAGCCTCATCCCCTGCTCATGGACCCAGTACATCCTTTAACTCTGATCTGGACACTATTGCTGAGCGCACCTTCCGCTCTCAGGCCTGCAGCCCAACCTCTACCTGGATGTCTGATGAAGGAGGTGACCTGGAATCAGTTGCAATGGAATCAGCTGTTACAGCAACATTTGCCACCACAGCATCAATCGTCATGGACTCTATTTCCACTAAGTCTGCTCCGGTTGTTGCAGTGCAGTCTTGGGGACCATCTGCATCTACTGCAAAAGGATCTGTGTCTCTAGCACTGAACACCACTGAGACCTCTGTCATGGAGTCTACTGTTTCAGAGTTCTCTCCAGTTTTACCATTCGTCACAACAGCTCTGACCACAGAGACCACCGAATCCCCAGTTACCAACTTGGTTTCACCTCAGCCTAGCAGAGACCCTTTGCCAAGTCCTGGCAACTCCCCCTGCTCGGCACAGTCATCAGTTGGGAAAGAAGAAGAGCCCCTCCCACAAACAACTCAGCCTTCTAGTGCACTGTCAGAGGCTGGGGCTATGGGGGATCATGTTATAGGTGCAGATGCTGATGATGAAATCGATGAGATTGCTACAGATAATGAGTCAAAGTCAACTGAGTGTGGTTTACCAGCAAAGAACTACTGGAGCCGCCACTTCCTTGTAGATTTGCTTGCAGTGGTTGTGCCAGTGGTCCCCACAGTTGCATGGTTGTGTCGGGGCACACACCGTGACAGTCAGCCAATGTACCATATTGGTTCTCTTATGCGGGGTTGTTGCACTGTGGCCCTCCATTCTCTACGTCGAGGAGGAGGTCTTCGGCACTACCCCGCAGGAGGAGGGGGTCCAGGGGGAATGAACATATGA